The following is a genomic window from Verrucosispora sp. WMMD573.
GGGCCTTACCCCACCAAAGGTGGATGGGATACCTCATCTTGAAGCAGGCTTCCCGCTTAGATGCTTTCAGCGGTTATCCCTTCCGAACGTAGCTAACCAGCCGTGCCCCTGGCGGGACAACTGGCACACCAGAGGTTCGTCCGTCCCGGTCCTCTCGTACTAGGGACAGCCCTTCTCAAGTATCCTACGCGCACGGCGGATAGGGACCGAACTGTCTCACGACGTTCTAAACCCAGCTCGCGTACCGCTTTAATGGGCGAACAGCCCAACCCTTGGGACCTGCTACAGCCCCAGGATGCGACGAGCCGACATCGAGGTGCCAAACCATCCCGTCGATATGGACTCTTGGGGAAGATCAGCCTGTTATCCCCGGGGTACCTTTTATCCGTTGAGCGACACCGCTTCCACACGCAAGTGCCGGATCACTAGTCCCGACTTTCGTCCCTGCTCGACCCGTCAGTCTCACAGTCAAGCTCCCTTGTGCACTTGCACTCAACACCTGATTGCCAACCAGGCTGAGGGAACCTTTGGGCGCCTCCGTTACCCTTTAGGAGGCAACCGCCCCAGTTAAACTACCCACCAGACACTGTCCCTGAACCGGATAACGGTCCGAAGTTAGATACCCGAATCAACCAGAGTGGTATTTCAAGATTGCCTCCACCCATACTGGCGTATGAGCTTCACCGGCTCCCACCTATCCTACACAAGCCGACTCAAATACCAATGTCAAGCTATAGTAAAGGTCCCGGGGTCTTTCCGTCCTGCCGCGCGTAACGAGCATCTTTACTCGTACTGCAATTTCGCCGGGCCTGTGGTTGAGACAGTGGGGAAGTCGTTACGCCATTCGTGCAGGTCGGAACTTACCCGACAAGGAATTTCGCTACCTTAGGATGGTTATAGTTACCACCGCCGTTTACTGGCGCTTAAGTTCTCCGCTTCGCCCCAAAAGAGCTAACAGGTCCCCTTAACGTTCCAGCACCGGGCAGGCGTCAGTCCATATACATCGAATTACTTCTTCGCATGGACCTGTGTTTTTAGTAAACAGTCGCTTCCCCCTGCTCTCTGCGGCCATACAACGCTCCACCCGCGCGGGGCTTCACGTCTCCGGCCCCCCTTCTCCCTAAGTTACGGGGGCAATTTGCCGAGTTCCTTAACCACAGTTCGCCCGATCGCCTCGGTATTCTCTACCTGACCACCTGTGTCGGTTTGGGGTACGGGCCGCTCGAAACTCGCTAGAGGCTTTTCTCGGCAGCATAGGATCACTGACTTCACCTGAATCGGCTCGGCATCACGTCTCAGCCCTGTGCACCACGGATTTGCCTATGGCACGGCCTACACGCTTACCCCGGCACAACCACCGGCCGGGCTCAGCTACCTTCCTGCGTCACCCCATCGCTTGACTACTACCCGCCAGGTTCCCACGCTCACCAACCTCGACCCGAAGGTCTCGGCTAGCTCGGATGGTTAGCACAACGAGGTTCATCAGGGACGCTCCTTCGCGGGTACGGGAATATCAACCCGTTGTCCATCGACTACGCCTCTCGGCCTCGCCTTAGGTCCCGACTCACCCAGGGCGGATTAACCTGGCCCTGGAACCCTTGGTCATCCGGCGGAAGGGTTTCTCACCCTTCTTTCGCTACTCATGCCTGCATTCTCACTCGTGCCGCGTCCACAACTAGGTCACCCCGCTGCTTCACCCCCGGCACGACGCTCCCCTACCCACCCACACACCTGCACGAAACCCCAAAGGACCTCGCGAAGTCATTGTGTGAATGCCACAGCTTCGGCGGTGTGCTTGAGCCCCGCTACATTGTCGGCGCGGAACCACTTGACCAGTGAGCTATTACGCACTCTTTAAAGGGTGGCTGCTTCTAAGCCAACCTCCTGGTTGTCTATGCGACCCCACATCCTTTTCCACTTAGCACACGCTTAGGGGCCTTAGCTGGTGATCTGGGCTGTTTCCCTCTCGACTACGAAGCTTATCCCCCGCAGTCTCACTGCCGCGCTCTCACTTACCGGCATTCGGAGTTTGGCTGATTTCGGTAAGCTTGTAGGCCCCCTAGACCATCCAGTGCTCTACCTCCGGCAAGAAACACACGACGCTGCACCTAAATGCATTTCGGGGAGAACCAGCTATCACGGAGTTTGATTGGCCTTTCACCCCTAACCACAGGTCATCCCCCAACTTTTCAACGTTGGTGGGTTCGGCCCTCCACACGGTCTTACCCGCGCTTCAGCCTGCCCATGGCTAGATCACTCCGCTTCGGGTCTAGAACATGCGACTCAAACGCCCTCTTCAGACTCGCTTTCGCTACGGCTCCCCCACACGGGTTAACCTCGCCACATGCCACTAACTCGCAGGCTCATTCTTCAAAAGGCACGCCGTCACCCCGCAAGGCTCCGACGGATTGTAGGCGAACGGTTTCAGGTACTATTTCACTCCCCTCCCGGGGTACTTTTCACCATTCCCTCACGGTACTCGTCCGCTATCGGTCACCAGGAAGTATTTAGGCTTACCAGGTGGTCCTGGCAGATTCACGGCAGATTTCAGGAGTCCGCCGCTACTCGGGAACACCCACAGAAGACCAGCTGCTTTCACCTACCGGACTATCACCGTCTACGGTCAGCCTTTCCAGACCATTCAGCTAACAACTGGCTTTATCACTCCTCACACGAGTGTCAGCTCGTGTAGCAGGGTCCCACAACCCCGACCACGCAACCCCTGACAGGTATCACACGCAACCGGTTTAGCCTCAATCCGCTTTCGCTCGCCACTACTCACGGAATCACTATTGTTTTCTCTTCCTACGGGTACTGAGATGTTTCACTTCCCCGCGTTCCCTCCACACACCCTATGAGTTCAGGTGCAGGTGACACCACATGACTGATGCCGGGTTACCCCATTCGGACACCCTGGGATCACAGCTCGGTTGACAGCTCCCCCAGGCCTATCGCGGCCTCCCACGTCCTTCATCGGCTCCTGGTGCCAAGGCATCCACCGTTCGCCCTTGACAACTTGACCACAAAGATGCTCGCGTCCACTGTGCAATTCTCAACAAACAACCAACCCACAACCCACCGTCTCCCACCAGCCCGGCAACCACCGGCGGTATGAGAAACCAAGCCATGCCTGGCGCCTCGACAAGCTCCCGCTCGCCTCAAGGCTCTGAAACAACAACCACACAGGTTGTTCCTTCAGGACCCAACAGGGTGCTTTACATCCCTCCCCAGCCGCACCACAGCAACCGTTCCCACCAACCCGAAAGCCGGCTGTACTAAGCGCCCTGACCGTTGCCGAGGAAAAACTCACCAGTGTCTCCGCCAATCGAGCACCCCGACCCGACATCCGCAGGCCGCGGGCTCCATACCACCTTTCGGTGGATGGTGCTCCTTAGAAAGGAGGTGATCCAGCCGCACCTTCCGGTACGGCTACCTTGTTACGACTTCGTCCCAATCGCCAGCCCCACCTTCGACGGCTCCCTCCACAAGGGTTGGGCCACCGGCTTCGGGTGTTGCCGACTTTCGTGACGTGACGGGCGGTGTGTACAAGGCCCGGGAACGTATTCACCGCAGCGTTGCTGATCTGCGATTACTAGCGACTCCGACTTCACGGGGTCGAGTTGCAGACCCCGATCCGAACTGAGACCGGCTTTTTGGGATTCGCTCCACCTCACGGTATCGCAGCCCATTGTACCGGCCATTGTAGCATGCGTGAAGCCCTGGACATAAGGGGCATGATGACTTGACGTCATCCCCACCTTCCTCCGAGTTGACCCCGGCAGTCTCCCATGAGTCCCCAACCGAATTGCTGGCAACATGGGACGAGGGTTGCGCTCGTTGCGGGACTTAACCCAACATCTCACGACACGAGCTGACGACAGCCATGCACCACCTGTCACCGGCCCCGAAGGACCCCACATCTCTGCGAGATTTCCGGCGATGTCAAACCCAGGTAAGGTTCTTCGCGTTGCATCGAATTAATCCGCATGCTCCGCCGCTTGTGCGGGCCCCCGTCAATTCCTTTGAGTTTTAGCCTTGCGGCCGTACTCCCCAGGCGGGGCGCTTAATGCGTTAGCTGCGGCACAGAGAACCGGAGAGGCCCCCCACACCTAGCGCCCAACGTTTACAGCGTGGACTACCAGGGTATCTAATCCTGTTCGCTCCCCACGCTTTCGCTCCTCAGCGTCAGTATCGGCCCAGAGACCCGCCTTCGCCACCGGTGTTCCTCCTGATATCTGCGCATTTCACCGCTACACCAGGAATTCCAGTCTCCCCTACCGAACTCTAGCCTGCCCGTATCGACTGCAGGCCCGCAGTTGAGCCACGGGTTTTCACAGTCGACGCGACAAGCCGCCTACGAGCTCTTTACGCCCAATAAATCCGGACAACGCTCGCGCCCTACGTCTTACCGCGGCTGCTGGCACGTAGTTGGCCGGCGCTTCTTCTGCAGGTACCGTCACTCACGCTTCGTCCCTGCTGAAAGAGGTTTACAACCCGAAGGCCGTCATCCCTCACGCGGCGTCGCTGCATCAGGCTTCCGCCCATTGTGCAATATTCCCCACTGCTGCCTCCCGTAGGAGTCTGGGCCGTGTCTCAGTCCCAGTGTGGCCGGTCGCCCTCTCAGGCCGGCTACCCGTCGTCGCCTTGGTAGGCCATCACCCCACCAACAAGCTGATAGGCCGCGAGCCCATCCCAAGCCGAAAAACTTTCCACCCACAAACATGCGCCCGCAAGTGAATATCCGGTATTAGCCCCGGTTTCCCGGGGTTATCCCAAAGCCTAGGGCAGGTTGCTCACGTGTTACTCACCCGTTCGCCGCTCGAGTACCCCGAAGGGCCTTTCCGCTCGACTTGCATGTGTTAAGCACGCCGCCAGCGTTCGTCCTGAGCCAGGATCAAACTCTCCAACAAAAACCTGTCGAAAAATCCATCCCAGCAACAAAAAATGTTGCCAAAGGAATCCAAACCAACCAGAAAAACCTGGCCAGCCCGGGAAAAAACAAACTTGGCACTGGCTTATCAAGCACCCTGTTGAGTTCTCAAAGAACAACCACACACCATCAAACAACCCCACAAAAGGGGCCACCATCCGGGGCACCACACCCGCCACAACCGCGCCGGGCACTTTTACTACGTTACCTCACCGTCTGCGGCGAGTCAAACCAGGTTGTCCCGGTCCGTCACGCTTCAGGTGGTTCGGCATCCACGATCGAGCGCAGCGGTCACCCGCTTGACTCGATCGTCGGATTTGGCAGGCCGGCCGCTGCGGTTGCCCGCACGCTCGCCCGGTTCCCTGCCGGTCGTAAACCTTACCCGGTCGGTTCCGCCCCACCAAATCCGCCCCTAGGCGGCCAGGTCGAGCCCCACCCGGCCGAGTCCACAGCGGACAGTGTCCTCGTGAACCCGGTGCCGTCCGGAATCAGACCCTCAGGGCTTTCACCCTGTTTGCCCGTTCCGCGTTGGCAGAGAGAAAGTTACGCGCCCGGCGGATTGATCGTCAAATCGGCGTGGAGCGGTCCCCGTCACACTCGTCCATGCCGCTACCCCAGTGCGTCCATCCCAACCGCCGCGCACACCAACAGGGACAGCTGCGCGACGTCGCGGACGGCGCCTCAAGGCGTACCGCGTCGAGCCGCCCGCCACCCGCGAAGGCCCAGCAGGCCCACAGCCGTGCCGATAGCCAACGACGCCGCGATGAGCAGTGCGTGCACCCACAGGAAGGCGGTCGCCGGCCAAGACCCGACGACTCCGCTCGCCCACGACCTCGGATCGTTCCAAATGGCCAGCGCAAACCTCGGCCAGATCACCCAGGTCCATATCCCCACTCCGGTGAGGAACACTGCCCAGCCACGTGACAGCACCATGGTCGGCGAGTATGCCAGCGGACGGACCGGGACGTCGGCGGAAGCGTCCGATCGGTACGGTGGATCGCATGACCCCCCTGCCGAGCCGCACCAACGCGGAGGCGCACCTCTACATGGATCTACAACCGTGCAGCTGCGGGGAGACACGCTTTTCTCGCCAGAGCGCGGTGGTAGCACTCGACGACGGTGACCTGGCCAGCCGCTACACGGGCGCCTGCGTCGGCTGCGGCCAGGAACGGGAATTCCTCTTCCGGCTACCGCCGACGGCATCGTCAGCCGGCGGCGGTTTCCGTTACGGCGGGGACGAACCCTCCCAGTTGCTCGACCCGGGGGAATGGCTGCTGGTCTCCGACGCGTACGCCGGTCAGGTGCCGGCCGACCCAGGGGGCGGCGAGGCCGGTCAGCGAGCGCGTGCCGCGCTGACCCGGGCCGTGGCCGCCCTTGACGAGGTCGGCAAGTTCATCCCACCGGACGGGGCGGTAGTCCCGGCGGACGCCTTTACCACCGATCGCGGCCGGCAGCTGCACCAGCGCGAGCCGGGCCGGTTCCGGCGCGACCGCCTCACCGCCGTCCGCGACGCGTACGCGGGCATGCTTTCCCGGCTCGGCTGAGGCACCTGATTCGCCGGCTACCTCGGCCCATCCTCTTAGTTGCGAGGATCGGTGAAGGTTCCCGGCGGCATCAGCTCTGCCGGCGGCAGATCTGCGTACTCCGTCGGTGTCAGTCGACCGATCAGCTCCCATATCGACCCTGCCACCGCAGTCAGGCTGCGTTCCCTCCCCCCCGAGGCGGTTGGCCCGGCAGGGCCGACCAAGTCCAACTCGTGCACGAAGTAGACCGCCTCATCGCCCGGCCTGCCGGCTGAGATCACGAGCAGCCCGCCGGACGGATTCGCGATCACCAACCAGTCCGGCGACAACCAGGGATCCCGGTGCACACGTTGGCCGTGTACCAGGTCGATCGGCGGGCACTCGGGGTGGACCCCGAACAGCGGGCGCTCCGGCAACAGGGTGAACGGCAAGCCTGGGATGTGATGTTCCGTCTCAGGCTGTGCCCCATTGGTCCGGCCGAGCCAGCCGCGATAGCTCGTCGGCAGCCGGACACCAAGAGCTGCCTCCAACGCCTGGAGTTGAGACTCCTCCACTTGGCCGTACGGCAATAGCCGGGCCGGCTTCCAGAGCCGGCCCGTGGGCGGATCCGGTACCTCATGCTCGTCAACCCTACGAACGGTCACCTTCCACTCGTCCGCACTGACCATGTCCAGATCCGCGAAGCGCCAGGTCTCCTCAGCCACCGGAAAGGTCCCGCCAAGGGTGACCTCGTGGGCGAAGTCATCTCCGCTCGTAACGGGCATGACGATGATTTCGGCCCGCACCGGCGACCCCACGTCGACCCAGCCAACCGCGAACCTGGCCAGGCCGACGCTCGTTGTCGTATTGTTCCCGACCGTGGCCAGATGAGTGAACGAGCGCATCAGCTTCTCTCCCGGTTCCTAACAACGAACGGCCGACCGCACCTTGCTCAGAGCTGCCCGTTCTCGTAGTTGGCGGGGTCCGTGAACGTTCCGGGTGGGTGGATCTCTGCGGGTGGAAGATGGTCCAGCTCCATCGGGGTCAACCGCCCGATAAACTCGTACATCGACCAGGCCACCGCCCTCAGTTTCCGTTCCCGCGCAGCCGCAGCGGCTTGGTCGGGTGGGCCGACCAGGTCGAGCTCACTCACAAAATAGACGCTCTCGTTACCCAACTCCGCCGAGACAACCAGCAGCCCACTGGCCGTACTCGCGATTACCAGCCAGGCTCGCGACAGCCAGGGGTCGCGGTGTCGGCGTTGGGCGTGCACCAGATCGAAAGGGGGATATTCGGGGTGGACGCCGAAGATCGGACCCGTCGGAAACAGGACGATCGGCATGCCTGGGATATGGTGCGTCACCTCGGGTTGCGCGCCATTGGTCCGACTAAGCCAAAGGCGGTAGCCCCGCGGCAGCTGCGCCCCGAGCGCCGCCTCCAAGGACTGGAGATGGGTCTCGTCGAGCTGACCGTAGGGGCGCAGCCGTGCCCGCTTCCACAGCCGCCCGGTCGGCGGCTCCATCACCTCGTTCTCGTCCACCCGACGGACGGTGACCTTCCAGTCGTCCGCACTGGACATGTCCAGGTCCGCGAAGCGCCAGGTCTCCCCGCCTACTGGAAAGGTCTCACCGAGCGTGACCTCGTGAGCGAAACTCTCGTCGCGCTGGAACGGCATAACGATGATCTCGGCACGCACCGGTGGCCCGACATCGACCCAGCGCACCCCGAACCGGGCCGGCCCCACCGGCGTCGTCGTGTTGTTCCGGACGGCGGCCACATGAGTAAACGAGCGCACCAACTCTCTCTCCCGGTTCCCTCAGCCACGATTAGGTGTTCAGCATGTCGTACAACGCCGGCTCGGCGGGAAGCACGAAACCGAGCACGTCGCGGGCGATCCGTTCGGCCTCCGCACGCCCCACCGGCACTGGCGTGGCCTGCCCCGACACCACGCCGCCGGCCGCCCAGTGCAGCGAGCGTCCCGGGCCGCCGACCTCGGACACCATCAGGCCAGCCACGCTACCGCCCCCGGCGAGCAACGCAAAGTAGCTGATCAGGTACCGCTCGTCATCGAGGTGTGTGCGACCAAGGGTGCGCGGCGACGCGGGCTTAGCCGGCGGACCGTGCTGCTTGATCAGCGGAGAGGCGGGGCTCGAAACGGCCAGCGGCCGGTCGACGATCTGCTCGTCAGACGATCGGGGCGACGGCACGGGTGGCTCGACGTTCGCTGCAGGCCCACCGTCCGCCGCAGGTGACGGCAGGGCGACAGCCGCTGACTGTTCCAGGTGCGCACACCACGGACCCATCAGGTCCAGCATCGCTCGCAGCGGCATTGGCGACGGATGCTCCGTGTTCCACGGGTTACGTAGCTGCACGTGGCCGTTCTGCACCGCGACGATCTCATAGACATGCTTCGCCTTCATCCCGTACGGCACCACGGCCAGCCCGGGATAGCTCTCCTTAGGCCAGGTCGCGATGGTGATCGGGCTGCCGGCCGCGAGCAGGGCCGCCAGGTGTCGCTCAGCCTCCGCCTCTCGACCCGGCCTGGTGTCCAGCGGCGTCTGCCGGGCCGGCAGGCCGGTGAGCTGGGTGAGCAGCTCGGCCTGCATCAACGGAGTGCTGCCGACGTTGAGCCGCGCGTAGCCCACAGGTGCGGCACGGTGTGGGTCGTCCTTGCTCTCCCACCCGCGCCACTCGCACTGCCAATGCTCGTGCCGCTCAGTGGTCCAGGTTCGGTCGACCGCCGCGAGCGCCTTCTCCAATACTGCCGCCCACCCGACGCCGACTTCTGACTGGTCGGCGTACGCGGCCCAGGAACTCCCGGCATGCACCGGTACGTCGGGTCGCACGTTGATCCGAATACGCCGTCCGGTCGCACTCGACTCATCCCCGCGCAACACGCTCTCATGCAAGAGGACGTCCACCGTGCCGTCCGGTCTCGGCTGGAACAGCTGGGGAATGCTCTCCGGTCGATGCCCGGCGAGGGCCGCCATCGTGGCCAGCATCCCGCAGTCGCCAAGCACGCCCTGCTGCACCTGCGTCCGTCGGGGCGTTCCGTCGTGAAGCGGTGCCGGCTTACCCGTCGCGCTCAACAGCGCGCGACCGTACTCGACCGGAAACTCGGGGTCTGGGTCGGGGAGGGTCACCCGGTCGGCGACCAAGGCGATCTCGCCGGTGGTCACGGTCGGGATGACCTCGGTCTCGACAGATGGCTCGGGCGGCATCATCGCCCGCAGCGCCTCGGTAAGCGCCCTC
Proteins encoded in this region:
- a CDS encoding DUF6406 domain-containing protein, with product MRSFTHVAAVRNNTTTPVGPARFGVRWVDVGPPVRAEIIVMPFQRDESFAHEVTLGETFPVGGETWRFADLDMSSADDWKVTVRRVDENEVMEPPTGRLWKRARLRPYGQLDETHLQSLEAALGAQLPRGYRLWLSRTNGAQPEVTHHIPGMPIVLFPTGPIFGVHPEYPPFDLVHAQRRHRDPWLSRAWLVIASTASGLLVVSAELGNESVYFVSELDLVGPPDQAAAAARERKLRAVAWSMYEFIGRLTPMELDHLPPAEIHPPGTFTDPANYENGQL
- a CDS encoding DUF6406 domain-containing protein — translated: MRSFTHLATVGNNTTTSVGLARFAVGWVDVGSPVRAEIIVMPVTSGDDFAHEVTLGGTFPVAEETWRFADLDMVSADEWKVTVRRVDEHEVPDPPTGRLWKPARLLPYGQVEESQLQALEAALGVRLPTSYRGWLGRTNGAQPETEHHIPGLPFTLLPERPLFGVHPECPPIDLVHGQRVHRDPWLSPDWLVIANPSGGLLVISAGRPGDEAVYFVHELDLVGPAGPTASGGRERSLTAVAGSIWELIGRLTPTEYADLPPAELMPPGTFTDPRN